From a single Clostridium isatidis genomic region:
- a CDS encoding type IV pilus modification PilV family protein, with product MKTNKLKAKKGMTLIEVIISVALLSMLIVPLSGLVISSLSNNKRSEYKQRASYVGQKVLEELKAYDEILLNIDGGTEYFELLDGDRIIKASVGNSFSGNFSRTIYGSISEPLSTGEEIYQVSVTMERNDKFQYSDKDNLNEYSNADFRLNFLKDFNNKVNLASDPINKSLSVSNNDEIIVELNDNLNLKIYKKNNEASSIDETKSAEINNKLLLYVDETYSNSNNIEIKNNTSNIIDVYLIKNTASSGKLNIISNSGNVILYEEDEIEKNQIGDLYNYTVIVSDNNGKELFRGASSKNLYIRK from the coding sequence ATGAAAACTAATAAACTTAAGGCAAAAAAAGGGATGACATTAATTGAGGTAATAATTAGTGTTGCCCTTTTATCAATGTTAATAGTACCTTTATCCGGCTTAGTAATATCAAGTTTAAGCAATAACAAAAGATCAGAATATAAGCAAAGGGCAAGTTATGTGGGGCAAAAGGTATTAGAAGAATTAAAGGCCTATGATGAAATACTTTTAAATATAGATGGAGGAACTGAATATTTTGAGCTTTTAGATGGAGATAGAATAATAAAAGCTTCAGTAGGAAATAGCTTTTCAGGAAACTTTAGTAGAACTATATATGGAAGTATTTCAGAACCCTTAAGTACTGGAGAAGAAATTTATCAAGTTTCAGTTACCATGGAAAGAAATGATAAATTTCAATATAGTGATAAGGACAATTTAAATGAATATAGTAATGCTGATTTTAGACTTAACTTTTTAAAAGATTTTAATAATAAGGTTAATCTAGCTTCTGATCCAATTAATAAGAGCTTAAGTGTTAGTAATAATGACGAAATAATAGTAGAATTAAATGATAATCTCAATTTAAAAATATATAAAAAAAATAATGAAGCTTCTAGTATAGATGAAACAAAATCTGCAGAAATAAATAACAAATTACTTTTATATGTTGATGAAACTTATAGTAATAGCAATAATATAGAAATAAAAAATAACACTAGTAATATTATTGATGTGTATCTAATTAAGAATACTGCTTCTTCGGGGAAATTAAATATAATTTCTAATAGTGGAAATGTAATACTTTATGAAGAAGATGAAATAGAAAAAAATCAAATTGGTGATTTGTATAACTATACTGTTATAGTCAGTGATAATAATGGTAAAGAACTATTTAGAGGAGCTTCAAGTAAAAATTTATATATAAGGAAATAA
- a CDS encoding PilN domain-containing protein encodes MVRDMNFFSPYQGKRKEQKNKNIYVYSLAGFLSVAIVGTLAWNTTNILLLNSKIKKLNEELEQDHIKEKIVKWEDISKKSDVLIKYDDEITKIIDALNSREIVTTNLLDKLSSTLPTEVTFNSINISNTEITIQAVSTSRVAIGEVEHNLKKLDIMQDVYIGGISGVENYTFDIKCVLKDVE; translated from the coding sequence ATGGTAAGAGATATGAACTTTTTCTCTCCTTATCAAGGTAAGAGGAAGGAACAAAAAAATAAGAATATTTATGTTTACTCCTTGGCAGGTTTTTTATCTGTAGCTATAGTTGGTACATTAGCTTGGAATACAACAAATATCCTATTACTTAACAGTAAAATAAAAAAGTTAAATGAAGAACTAGAACAAGATCATATAAAAGAAAAGATTGTTAAGTGGGAGGATATAAGTAAAAAAAGTGATGTATTGATAAAGTATGATGATGAAATTACAAAAATAATAGATGCTTTAAATTCGAGAGAAATAGTTACAACGAATTTATTAGATAAATTAAGCTCAACCCTGCCAACAGAAGTAACTTTTAATAGCATAAACATAAGTAATACAGAAATTACAATTCAAGCTGTTTCAACTAGCAGAGTTGCAATAGGAGAGGTTGAACATAATCTAAAGAAATTAGATATTATGCAAGATGTATATATTGGTGGAATATCAGGAGTTGAAAATTATACTTTTGATATAAAATGTGTATTAAAGGATGTTGAATAG
- a CDS encoding type II secretion system protein produces MKKKTRAFTVLELLITISLVVVVLGVVFTFFFSNSKSLTTAELNSDLQYEAEKIQAELLVIGTESQGITMALSSSGLDLTSESYNVNAEMQAQEGKVEVKKIKFKHANEYYILEYQGTNLTVRKLDSSENELIEDGYPELLSRNVANFYIRPIDFRMNNSGKLINAPGIEISLVLYKEKGYSEVSLPVSTIVKFRNK; encoded by the coding sequence TTGAAAAAAAAGACTAGAGCTTTTACTGTTTTAGAACTCTTAATTACTATAAGTTTAGTAGTTGTAGTTCTCGGGGTAGTATTCACCTTCTTCTTCAGTAATAGCAAAAGCTTAACAACTGCAGAATTAAATTCCGATTTACAATATGAAGCCGAAAAAATTCAAGCTGAATTATTAGTAATTGGAACAGAAAGCCAGGGAATTACTATGGCTTTATCTTCCTCTGGATTAGATTTAACTAGTGAAAGCTATAATGTTAATGCTGAAATGCAGGCTCAAGAGGGGAAGGTAGAAGTTAAAAAAATAAAATTTAAGCATGCAAATGAATATTATATTTTAGAATATCAAGGAACTAACTTGACTGTAAGAAAATTAGACAGCTCTGAAAATGAATTGATAGAGGATGGTTATCCAGAACTATTATCCAGAAATGTGGCAAATTTTTATATAAGACCTATAGATTTTAGAATGAATAATTCAGGGAAACTTATCAATGCCCCAGGTATTGAAATTTCATTAGTGCTGTATAAAGAAAAGGGCTATTCGGAAGTATCATTACCTGTAAGTACAATAGTTAAGTTTAGGAATAAATAA